The genomic stretch TTTACGAGTCTATGATATTTCTACTGGAAAAGTAATAGTAAAGATTTATATGAATAGTAAAATTAACTCAATTATAATGCTGGATGATAGTGAAATTGAATTGCCGTTAtctaaagaagaagaggaaaaacttaaaaaaaCCAAGACCAAAAATTCAACGAAAAGAAAGCTAAGTCCAGaggaagatgaagaagatgtaGAAGATTTATGGAAAACATTAGATTTGGCaaataagaagaaaaaagcTTAACTAATTTGCTATTCGCCTACCGGACGCTCAAACCAATAGCTGGCCGGctgaaataaataaaaaaagatcaaGTATTACATTAATACATCTATAAGTACTCTAATTAAGTTATGTTCGTatctatataaataatcGATATGtataatagaaatagaattcaattctttttatCTTGATACTTTGTTTAAAGTTCAGTTATTGCCCCGAATGcaccatttttttatcacgTTGAGCTTTCCGATTATGATTAGCTTTTGAGCTTTTattcttttcatttttagCTTGTTGTCTCTTTTGGTTTTGACCAGTATTGCATGTAGTATTTCTAGTATTTCCTGTATTCTTCAAATCCTTATTCTTCTTGGATGATTCATCTCTGGTAGACTTATTATTGTCAGGatctattttaatattacgTCTTCCCTTATACCgtttatcattaatatgTTCTTCTATATGGCCATCTCTATTCTGAACAAAAGATGATTTACCAGACTTCTTATTACCAGAGAACATATACTTTTCTTCCAATAACATAGCTCTCTTGGGTGATCTTTCCAGCATACGAGCCCAGCCTTCAATTTGCTCATCCGACCAACCGATCTGTTGCTTCATACTTTTTCTGCTTTTCGAGCCTCGTTGAGAtctatcaaataatttagagTCTTGTTTCAGCAAATTCCATAAATAACCTTCAATTTGATCATATTTAGAATTTGCTTCTTcctgtttctttttttcattatccGATACTTCAACATTGCTGTTGTTACTAGAACCCTTTGAGTGCTTAGCAGTAGCTGCTTCTCCACGACCAATATCAGCTTCGTCATATGTGTCATCACgttcatcttcatcactttcatatattaattGTAAAGCTCTAGCCATGGTCCtatttttgatttcatCTGGTACATGCTTATTTATAATGTTATCgtcaaattttttctttcccCTTTGAACAACACTAGAAATTCTCAATTCACCTTTAATGCTGTTAAGCATATTAGAATTGCTATCAAAGCTACCGACAGCTTCATTACccttattatttttggcAATTTTAGACAATTTTTGAGACATGTCTTTCTGATTATTAGTTCTTAGTACATTTTCAGATTCATTTTTAGGCTTTTCTTTAGGAATATCATCTGAAATGCTAGGATTTTCAAACATAATATTACTGACCACTTCAACATTACCATCATATCGAAGTAGCAATTGtgaaatttgataattggTTAGATCTGGAAAGAGTTCACATAGAGTGCAAATATCATCTTGATTAATATTGGCAGTAGGGGCTTCTTcaatttgattattttcgtcataatcatcattttctgattcaaaataatcttCGTCATCAAGCAAGTTAAGGAATGGAATATAGTTACGTAAGTCTGGctttttagaaataaacTTTTCGCTAATTAGTAATGTACCTAGCAGTGGGTATAATGACAATGTATCTAAATTACTAACACCCAATTCTTTCAGCATACTTCCAATTTTACTAGATGGTGcagataataaagaaatgatTGCTAATTGCTGGGCATAAATTTTTAGTCGACCTTTACCTTTAGACCACCACGATTCCAATACTTCCATCCAAGTAGCTGTAAGAAAATCTTCTgcaaattttatattagtATGCGAGCCTTTATTCTTACTACTTTTTTCGTTCAAAAGAGACTCAAAACTTTTTAAATCAACTCTTTGAAACTTTCCTGATTCTACCATGTGCTTTAACTGTTGTTGAATCTGGTGTATTCTATTTAACTGCGCCTTTTGGGTGTTAATCTGAGGTTTCAATGTGCCATCAAGCAAACTTCTTACAGAATCTGGATTTTGGTCAACATAAAGCTTAACTAAATCCCATAAAGAATCTCCATACAGCtgcaaatataataatccACATTTTTTAATCATGTAGTAAATCCAAGTTCTCAATAAATTCATCTGAAAATCGACATCATGGTTCTCACCAAGCGCTAATACTTGGCCTTTTTCTGCTGCCATTTCATGGAGATAGTTTCTTACAAATAGACACAATTGATCATGGGTAGATTCATCAATATGCTCAATATTATCTTGTTGCATTAAgtattcaaaaaatgataCATATGTGGTTAACAGATGAGCCCACACAACCGGATCTTTTTCAATCAGCCAAGCTCTTAAATCTAGTGGGGGAAACTTTACAATTGGATAGGAACTTTTTTCGAAATTCCCATTAAACTCTAGTACTTTGCTCATAATTATGCTTATGTCTGGTTACTATTAtactatataaatatttcaaaccTGCGCTGGTGAATTTTTAAGTTTAAATACTTACGCCTataaataatcttttttttttcaaaacgGTATCATCCCGCTAGACGCTTTCAAATTAACAAATACgacaatttaaataaaagaaggGTATTTAATAACTGTGCTAAATAAAGGAGCTTATAATCCAATAAGTTAGTAGATTTTACAGATGTTGGATTAGcttaaattaataaagcaTAATATCTTactttgaaatatataaatccACATGCTGCGATATGATGTCTGAAAATTTCTCGAtaagataaataaaatgatgCCTTAGAAAAAGGATGTAcgttatataaaaaatcgATCtcagataataattatttagaaCTATTCTCCAAGGTACTCTCTAACCTTTcgaaatacaaatattgtGTAGAAATATGATGCAGCTTCCTTTTCACTGCCTTCAACACCGTATCTTCCATCAGATCTTTGCAAGCCTTCTTTTACTCTGGGGGAAAATTTGTTCATCCATTGGGGGATCTCTTGtacaaaaaatttgttaaaagGCTGTTGTAGTTCTAATTCCATCCCATATTCATCACATAAACTTCTTAAAGTTTCAAACGGAACAACATATTCAGGTACACTATCGATGGCATCTTCCAGCCAATATGTGTACATATTACCGTATGgtgatttaaattctttaccatttttgatataagaattattatcaaatgtaactttatatatattattccCCCAACTAGGCTTTTCGACGGTTTCTGGAATCTTATTTAACTTGAAACGAATGAATTCAGAATCTGGAATTGTTCCAAAGAAAAACCCGCCAACTTTTAATGACTTTGATACATTTGATAGAGCCCGTCTAGCTTTTGCCTCAGTTTCAAAAGCATAATGCAAACAAAACTGAGTTGATACAACGTCACAAGGAAATCTGCATTGCGGAAACGGTTGAACGGTTGGCCCCAAAGATTCACCGAAACAATCACCAGTAATCAAAATAACTTGAAAACCTAAGTTCTTCATTGAGCTATATCTTTTATGAGCCTCTTTGATGGATGCGTTAGAAATATCTATACCAATAAATTGCGATATTCCAACTGAGCCATATTTTCTCAAATCACCACCCTTACCACAAGCTAACTCTAACACTACAGCACCAGGCTtagtaaatttttcaattaacaTATACTTAATagcattattaaaattacgTAGTTTAATAATGGGTGAGAGGTTTCTTCTTGAATTACCTGCAATATGAGTTCTCTCGTTATAGTGCTGTCGAACAATTTGATCCACATCAATTGATCTTTGTGACGCTAATTCAAGCTCATGTTTTTTCAACTGCTCTTCTCTTATTCTCTCTCGTTCTATTTTACGAGctctttcttctttatcatATCTTTCATGTGTTCTTTTTCGTATTCTTGATTTTGTCGAATCTTCATTGGAATGTTCTTTGGAATTGTTGGAGGTTACTGCATTATTAGAAGAGGGTTCATATCTACCTACACCATAAGAAGTGGAACTATCAGTATGACTAGGTGAATTCTCTTGTTCCTTAAGTGCTGGCGTATGTTCTTCATTCGCTAGCTCTTCTTTTGCATTTACCTTAGCTTCTTCTTTTCCATATTGCCTATCATAATCCTCTTGAGACATCCAAACTGGCTTAGGTGGTCTCATGATTGCATCAACTCAAATGCTGAACTTATATAAGGAAACGAATGACAGATAAATTAAGTTTCTTATTAGACACTTGTAGTAATTTGAGgtttgtatatttttcaaataggTACAAGTTTTTTtaacattaaaaatttcgGAACTTCGATAGAAATActatattagaaaatggAACATTGAGAGCTCTACAACCAAATGTCGCAATTTTTAGTCACTTAGTATAGAAGACAGAGAATGCTActtatttttgtttaaatattgttcAATAACTAACAGCTTATGTATTTCACATTCACAAAACTCCTTCACGACAAGAAATGGCTGAGCTAAAGGCTGATTCAGAAAgacaaaaaagaattagaagaacGCCAAGAAAAAACTACTGCAATGGAAGCAGAAAAAGGACACAATTTGATTCACAAAAAAATGAAGCCTCCACACCAAAAATCAATAACAATGAGATCATAGATGAAGAAAGGAAAAAACAAGTAAGACTGAATAGACTTGAAgcttggaaaaaaaaaaagcaggcacaagatgaaaaaaacaaatcaaAACTAAAGTCCCCCTCACATGTTTCAAATAGCGacaaaacaaataaaaagaaactaTCACAAAAACGTCGAAAGGCTCTAAACTTCGATGATAGTGAAGATGAACAATCCTTTGATGAGCAGGAAGTATCAAAAGTTAAAATGTTTAAGCCTTCTTTAGACAGCAATCAATTTCCGGACTTGAACCATGAGCTTCAAAACAATGAAATTCCTGAAAATGGATCTGATGTTCATAGCTCaagtatatttataaatcaactagaaaaattacaagatcTAGAATCTCGACAGCTTAGAAAAGAGGACGacaatataatattgaGCGACTATGATGATATGGAAGACCTTGGCGGTAATTTTGGGATTGCTGATGAAGAGGAATCGGAAGATAAGACTGATAGGAAATCACGATTGAAACATATTGCAAAAATGAAGTCTTTAAAGAaagttaaagaaattaactTTTCTCAAGAACTTTTAAAACCATTTCCTCgccaatttttttttcaacaagTCGAAAAGATTAGAACCGGTGAAACTCCTCTTTCTTCAGAGGAAATTGAAGAGTTACGTTTCAGTATAGGGAATATTAGGGTTCACGGAGGCTCTACCTGTCCTATGCCTATTATTAACTGGGCACAACTAGGATTATCAAGTCTTACAATGAATTATATCactcaaattttaaagtttgAAACTCCAACTCCAATCCAGGCACAGGCCATCCCTGCAATCATGTCAGGCAAGGATATTATTGGTATATCAAAAACAGGCTCTGGTAAAACTATCGCTTATATCTTACCACTCTTAAGGCATGTACGTGCTCAAAAACCTCTGTCCAGAAATGAAACTGGCCCTATAGCATTAGTTTTAGCTCCAACTCGAGAACTAGCAATACaaattaatgatgaaataaataattttttatcaaatgataattatCAACTAAATAGTATATGTTGTGCTGGTGGATCAGATTTACGAGgacaaattaatataataaagaaagGCGTTTCAATTATTGTTGCCACCCCTGGCCGATATATTGACCTTTTGACTTTAAATGGAGGGAATCTCTTAAATACCAAAAGAATATCGTTTATTGTAATGGATGAAGCAGATAGATTATTTGACTTAGGATTTGAACCCCAAATCTCACAGATCATGAAAACTATTAGGCCAGATAAACATGGGGTCCTATTCAGTGCCACTTTCCCCAAAAAATTGAGATCATTCGCATTGAAAGCATTAAACTCACCAATAACTATCACAATTGATTCAGAAAATATGatcaatgaaaatattgaacaaaaatttaaaatatgcAAGAGTGacaatgaaaaattcaataatttgcTTGACATCTTAAATAAACATgattatgaaaatatacAGTCTAGTGCAAGCCGAGATGGAATctcaaatgaaaatgataagaaaatcattatatttgtatCCAGCCAACAAATATCCGAACTAATATACAATAAATTAGAGAACAACGGGTTTTCACCGTTTCTGATCCATGCAGGTAAGCCTTATAATGAACGAGTCCAAAATTTAGAGAACTTTAGAAGAGCCAAAAATAGTATTCTTTTATGTACAGAAGTATTATCTCGTGGTTTAAATGTTCCTGAAACTTCCttagttattatttataatgcGGTTAAAGCATTTGCTCAATATGTTCATACAACAGGTAGAACGGGACGTGGTATTTACCGTGGGGTAGCCATAAGCCTGCTATTGGAAAATGATTTGCCAGCAGCTTATATATTAAGTAAAGCAATGAGGCCAAATGAATTACATGCTATGTCACCAGATCAGCAAATCCAATTACAACGTATGAGCGATGAATTTGCAAAAGGTATGAAAAAGGGTAATTTTAAGTTATTTGGTGGCTTTGGTGGTAAAGGTTTAGATAACCTGGatgaaaagagaaaaattaacgaatcaaaagaaagaaagctatttgaaaatagcCCCAATAATGAGAATAATAGAGATGAAGTAGCAGGTACAAATTCACTACCATCTagtgataataatactaaagTATCAGAATTTTCTGATGGTATTGTAGTACCTAAGCTTCAGTAtaagataaataaatctattGAACCAAATAATGTAGAAACTTATTGTGCTGAAGTGAATGTTAATGACTTACCTCAGTTGGTAAGATGGGAGGCAACAAAGAATACAACGTTAATGTTTATAAAACATGAAACTGGTTGTAGTATAACCAACAGGGGTAAATTCTATCCTGAAGGGAAGGGTCCTCAATCCTCCAAAGATGAACCAAAATTATACTTATTGATAGAGGCTAAGgatgaaaaagatataaGGCTAAGTATCGAACTTCTTGAAGAGAAAGTGAAAGAAGGTGTTAAGAAGGTAGAATATGAAGCTATTAGAAGTACTAAATATTAACATGATaactattaaatattttttgtcagttcatttttaatattacaaataacGCTACGCATTTCTTATGTTAAGCATTGTAAAAAATTGTCTATAATACGTAAGTAAGATATATAATGAGATATCTTGATTAGCTTGGATAATTATGGAGCATGTGCTCAGTTAATGAAGATAATTGTCTTAAATTAACCTTTACCAGAAAGCATAAATTACTAATCCTAATCGTATATCAATGTATCTTGGCCTGCTTGTTTTTGTTGCTCTGCTTGCTCCATCATATGAGTCTTATTAGACTTAGCTCTTTCTTTAGCCAATTTTTTACCCAATTCACCTTTTGTTTGCTTCTCATTACTTTCTGCCAGCCTCTTTTCTGCTGCTTTTCTTGCAGCCTCCTGTGGTGTGagcttatttttattagtatctTCACCTGATGCTAATTTCGTAACTTTTGCATGAgttgatatattttgtgattttgattttgattttggtTTTGACTTACTTGATATTTCATTCTTAGTATTAGATTGTTTTGTCTCTATGGGCTTCGTCTTGGCTGGCCGTTGCTTAGTTGTTTGCTTTGTTCTTATTGTGGTTGTTGTTGTACCtgtcattttattttctgatTTACTCGCACACAACCCCATTCTgtattaatgaagaaatcaAGTTTTAATTCTACTACTGTTTGAAT from Henningerozyma blattae CBS 6284 chromosome 4, complete genome encodes the following:
- the CUE3 gene encoding Cue3p (similar to Saccharomyces cerevisiae CUE3 (YGL110C); ancestral locus Anc_6.145), whose translation is MSKVLEFNGNFEKSSYPIVKFPPLDLRAWLIEKDPVVWAHLLTTYVSFFEYLMQQDNIEHIDESTHDQLCLFVRNYLHEMAAEKGQVLALGENHDVDFQMNLLRTWIYYMIKKCGLLYLQLYGDSLWDLVKLYVDQNPDSVRSLLDGTLKPQINTQKAQLNRIHQIQQQLKHMVESGKFQRVDLKSFESLLNEKSSKNKGSHTNIKFAEDFLTATWMEVLESWWSKGKGRLKIYAQQLAIISLLSAPSSKIGSMLKELGVSNLDTLSLYPLLGTLLISEKFISKKPDLRNYIPFLNLLDDEDYFESENDDYDENNQIEEAPTANINQDDICTLCELFPDLTNYQISQLLLRYDGNVEVVSNIMFENPSISDDIPKEKPKNESENVLRTNNQKDMSQKLSKIAKNNKGNEAVGSFDSNSNMLNSIKGELRISSVVQRGKKKFDDNIINKHVPDEIKNRTMARALQLIYESDEDERDDTYDEADIGRGEAATAKHSKGSSNNSNVEVSDNEKKKQEEANSKYDQIEGYLWNLLKQDSKLFDRSQRGSKSRKSMKQQIGWSDEQIEGWARMLERSPKRAMLLEEKYMFSGNKKSGKSSFVQNRDGHIEEHINDKRYKGRRNIKIDPDNNKSTRDESSKKNKDLKNTGNTRNTTCNTGQNQKRQQAKNEKNKSSKANHNRKAQRDKKMVHSGQ
- the PRP5 gene encoding DEAD-box RNA helicase PRP5 (similar to Saccharomyces cerevisiae PRP5 (YBR237W); ancestral locus Anc_6.148), yielding MAELKADSERQKRIRRTPRKNYCNGSRKRTQFDSQKNEASTPKINNNEIIDEERKKQVRLNRLEAWKKKKQAQDEKNKSKLKSPSHVSNSDKTNKKKLSQKRRKALNFDDSEDEQSFDEQEVSKVKMFKPSLDSNQFPDLNHELQNNEIPENGSDVHSSSIFINQLEKLQDLESRQLRKEDDNIILSDYDDMEDLGGNFGIADEEESEDKTDRKSRLKHIAKMKSLKKVKEINFSQELLKPFPRQFFFQQVEKIRTGETPLSSEEIEELRFSIGNIRVHGGSTCPMPIINWAQLGLSSLTMNYITQILKFETPTPIQAQAIPAIMSGKDIIGISKTGSGKTIAYILPLLRHVRAQKPLSRNETGPIALVLAPTRELAIQINDEINNFLSNDNYQLNSICCAGGSDLRGQINIIKKGVSIIVATPGRYIDLLTLNGGNLLNTKRISFIVMDEADRLFDLGFEPQISQIMKTIRPDKHGVLFSATFPKKLRSFALKALNSPITITIDSENMINENIEQKFKICKSDNEKFNNLLDILNKHDYENIQSSASRDGISNENDKKIIIFVSSQQISELIYNKLENNGFSPFLIHAGKPYNERVQNLENFRRAKNSILLCTEVLSRGLNVPETSLVIIYNAVKAFAQYVHTTGRTGRGIYRGVAISLLLENDLPAAYILSKAMRPNELHAMSPDQQIQLQRMSDEFAKGMKKGNFKLFGGFGGKGLDNLDEKRKINESKERKLFENSPNNENNRDEVAGTNSLPSSDNNTKVSEFSDGIVVPKLQYKINKSIEPNNVETYCAEVNVNDLPQLVRWEATKNTTLMFIKHETGCSITNRGKFYPEGKGPQSSKDEPKLYLLIEAKDEKDIRLSIELLEEKVKEGVKKVEYEAIRSTKY
- the ABD1 gene encoding mRNA (guanine-N7)-methyltransferase (similar to Saccharomyces cerevisiae ABD1 (YBR236C); ancestral locus Anc_6.147); protein product: MRPPKPVWMSQEDYDRQYGKEEAKVNAKEELANEEHTPALKEQENSPSHTDSSTSYGVGRYEPSSNNAVTSNNSKEHSNEDSTKSRIRKRTHERYDKEERARKIERERIREEQLKKHELELASQRSIDVDQIVRQHYNERTHIAGNSRRNLSPIIKLRNFNNAIKYMLIEKFTKPGAVVLELACGKGGDLRKYGSVGISQFIGIDISNASIKEAHKRYSSMKNLGFQVILITGDCFGESLGPTVQPFPQCRFPCDVVSTQFCLHYAFETEAKARRALSNVSKSLKVGGFFFGTIPDSEFIRFKLNKIPETVEKPSWGNNIYKVTFDNNSYIKNGKEFKSPYGNMYTYWLEDAIDSVPEYVVPFETLRSLCDEYGMELELQQPFNKFFVQEIPQWMNKFSPRVKEGLQRSDGRYGVEGSEKEAASYFYTIFVFRKVREYLGE
- the TBLA0D03530 gene encoding uncharacterized protein (similar to Saccharomyces cerevisiae YGL108C; ancestral locus Anc_6.149), with translation MTGTTTTTIRTKQTTKQRPAKTKPIETKQSNTKNEISSKSKPKSKSKSQNISTHAKVTKLASGEDTNKNKLTPQEAARKAAEKRLAESNEKQTKGELGKKLAKERAKSNKTHMMEQAEQQKQAGQDTLIYD